The sequence CCCTGGGGAGGGactgcagagccagggcaggagccacaGGGTGGACACCTGGGGAGATCCAAGTGCTCTTAGAATGAAATCTGCCTCGGAATCCCTCGTGTGCTACAGAGGCAGCTGAGCGCGGGTTTCAAGACTTACAGGAAGCTGGGGTGGGATTAGGATTTCTATCCAGAAAGCCTGTTGCTATCTGGCTCCTCATTGCTGTCACCATGACTTGAGGCAAGAGAATCACTGTATTAGCAGCTCCTGGCAGAATAGATTTTTGGCTGCTGGCACTATCACCTTGATACCTGTCCTTGCAGGAGCCACAATGGGAagtttctctccctgcctgcccctcgCTGTTCCAGGATGAGCTGCTCAGCTGCCCCAGTCTAGTCAGTGGGAACTGCACATGAGGCTTTTCTAAAGGTCACCAGCTCATCTCGAATTCATTTCAGGTCTCCAGTTGCTGTGGAGGGAGTGAAGATGCTGAGCACGAGTGGGGGGATGCTCAACTTTCCCAGCTCTGGAGAATATAATCCTTCCCCTGGGGATGCAGGGGTAATGCAAAGGCACAGGGTACAGGTTATCTCCCTCCAGACTGTGAGCACCAGCAGCATCAccaaaaaagccaacaaaaccCCTGCGCTGAGTGTTTAATGAGGATGTGTTATTGCTGTGCTACATCACCTTTAAACTGGACTCTGGCTGCTCACCCAAGGCTATTTGAGGCAGTTCCTCTAACCTGGAGCAGAGATGACCACAGTCAACCCTGACTGTCCACAGAAACTGGTTTGGGAGAAACTTTCCCCTTTGATCCGTGAGGAGACAAGGGAGGGTAGTACTCGCTAGGGGTTGCCCTCCCTGTCAGGGGTTCTTTCCCCATAGCATCGCCCCCGCCCGCAGACTTTGGTGTCCTTCCGGGAGAGACATCCCGCTGGCCGAGGAAGGGGCCATGGGTTTGGGCAAGGCAAAGGGGCACAGCGCAGCCGAGACACCACCGGGCGCTCGGGCCAAGCCCCCTCCCCCCATCCTCGGCCCCGAcgcaggcaggagcagctgccggggcgcggggagcagcggcggcaggcggcagcggcggcaggcGGCAGCGGAGCGCGGGCGGAGCGGGCAGagccgcggcgctgcccgcgctgGGCGCCGGGAGCCCTATGCAAATCAGGGATTGGCACGATAACCAATCAGCGCCGTGGCGGCAGCGGCGGTAGCCAATGGGACGAGGCgtgcggcgggcgggcggcgatatccgcggcgcggcggcggcgggccgggcagtgcggcggcgggcggcgcgcggcgcggagcggcggcaGCGCTTGCGGTaagggcggcgggcgcgggcggggcggcgcggccccgcgcggTGTAACGGCGTTTGTCTCCCCGCAGGCGCCGGGACCCTCTGTGCGCGGCGCTGCTTCAGAGGCGGGGCCGAGCGGCCGCTGCCTACCGGCCATGTCGGGCCGGGGGAAGTCCGGCGGAAAGGCGCGGGCCAAGGCCAAGTCGCGCTCGTCGCGGGCCGGGCTGCAGTTCCCCGTGGGGCGGGTGCACCGGCTGCTGCGGAAGGGTAACTACGCGGAGCGGGTGGGCGCCGGGGCGCCGGTGTACCTGGCGGCCGTGCTGGAGTATCTGTCGGCTGAGATCCTGGAGCTGGCGGGCAACGCGGCCCGCGACAACAAGAAGACGCGCATCATCCCGCGGCACCTGCAGCTCGCCATCCGCAACGACGAGGAGCTCAACAAGCTGCTGGGCGGCGTGACCATCGCCCAGGGCGGCGTCCTGCCCAACATCCAGGCCGTGCTGCTGCCCAAG comes from Lonchura striata isolate bLonStr1 chromosome 12, bLonStr1.mat, whole genome shotgun sequence and encodes:
- the LOC110471541 gene encoding histone H2A type 2-B, whose translation is MSGRGKSGGKARAKAKSRSSRAGLQFPVGRVHRLLRKGNYAERVGAGAPVYLAAVLEYLSAEILELAGNAARDNKKTRIIPRHLQLAIRNDEELNKLLGGVTIAQGGVLPNIQAVLLPKKTQSSKK